The Brachyhypopomus gauderio isolate BG-103 chromosome 12, BGAUD_0.2, whole genome shotgun sequence genome window below encodes:
- the hnrnpm gene encoding heterogeneous nuclear ribonucleoprotein M: protein ICATSTNIDLCDSSLLKLSLLEKKKKTLKMSTEVPQEKPGQGTPVNGKASHEPRKERSSKRGGGRFEPYGNPSKRYRVFVSNIPYDVKWQALKDLMKDKVGEVTYVEHLMDAEGKSRGCAVVEFRTEELMKKAVEKVNKHSMNGRPLKVKEDPDGLIAQREAQRAQGGGGGGGPPGGMGGGMGGGMGGGMGMGMGPGPGPGAPPMVNIPPSLMNNPNIPTEIIHGLQAGKIGSTVFVANLDYKVGWKKLKEVFSMAGVVMRADILEDKDGKSRGMGTVTFEMPIEAVQAVSMFNGQLLFNRTMHVKLDEKSLPKGDFAPPERPPALPRGLSGVGLGLGPGGQPIDATQLNRGGGMGNMGPGGMDGMGFGGMGRMGGMDNFGGGMNNMDRFGPSGMGRMNDMDRGIGAAFDREFGGRNEMGMSRNNFGDSFDRGMGNSMGMDRMSSGMDRLGTSMDRMAGLDRMGMDRMDRVSDLDRLGSGFDRMGSGLDRLGSGLDRMSSSMDRLGPAGFDRLGPSSLDRMSAGMDFTSPIGMDRMNTSLDRMGTAGLDRFPAPGMDRMASNLDRMGAGGVGGQFDRGGDLDRGNFGGFSSAGQGGPGAGANARKGCQIFVRNLPFDFTWKMLKDAFNSCGIVQYADIKMENGKSKGCGVVRFDTPETAERACRTMNGYRLNGREIDVRIDRNA, encoded by the exons ATCTGCGCCACATCGACCAATATCGATCTGTGTGATTCTTCTCTTCTTAAGTTGTCTTTGTtggaaaagaagaagaaaacgcTAAAAATGTCGACTGAAGTGCCACAAGAGAAGCCAGGCCAAGG AACCCCAGTAAACGGAAAGGCCAGCCACGAGCCCAGGAAGGAGAGGTCGTCAAAACGTGGAGGCGGAAGATTTGAGCCCTATGGAAATCCCTCCAAGAGATACCGTGTGTTCGTGAGCAACATTCCCTATGATGTCAAATGGCAGGCGCTGAAAGACCTAATGAAGGACAAAG TGGGTGAGGTAACGTACGTGGAACACTTAATGGACGCGGAAGGCAAATCAAGG GGTTGTGC GGTGGTTGAGTTCAGAACCGAAGAGCTAATGAAGAAGGCCGTGGAGAAGGTCAATAAGCACAGTATGAACGGGCGCCCCCTAAAGGTGAAAGAG gacCCTGATGGACTGATTGCTCAGCGTGAAGCTCAGAGGGcacagggtggtggtggtggtggaggaccCCCTGGTGGCATGGGTGGGGGAATGGGCGGGGGAATGGGAGGTGGCATGGGAATGGGTATGGGACCTGGACCCGGACCTGGAGCTCCGCCTATGGTCAACATTCCTCCAAGTCTTATGAACAACCCAAACATCCCCACTGAAATAATCCATGGCCTTCAGGCTGGCAAGATTGGAAGCACCGTCTTTGTGGCAAAT CTTGATTATAAAGTAGGATGGAAGAAGCTGAAGGAGGTGTTCAGCATGGCTGGAGTTGTTATGCGTGCTGATATCCTGGAGGACAAGGACGGCAAGAGCCGAGGAATGGGCACCGTCACTTTCGAAATGCCCATTGAAGCTGTTCAGGCAGTCT CCATGTTCAACGGACAACTCCTGTTCAATCGAACAATGCACGTTAAGCTG GATGAGAAGTCTTTGCCCAAGGGTGACTTTGCCCCTCCTGAGAGACCACCCGCTCTTCCCC GTGGTCTGAGTGGAGTGGGGCTGGGGCTGGGACCAGGTGGACAGCCTATCGACGCTACCCAGCTGAACAGAGGTGGAGGGATGGGCAATATGGGTCCTGGTG GAATGGATGGAATGGGATTTGGTGGCATGGGTAGAATGGGAG GAATGGATAATTTTGGAGGTGGCATGAACAACATGGATCGTTTTGGACCATCTGGAATGGGTAGGATGAATG ATATGGATCGTGGAATTGGAGCTGCTTTTGATAGAGAATTTGGTGGTCGCAATGAGATGGGCATGTCCCGTAACAACTTTGGGGATTCCTTTGACCGAGGAATGG GTAACTCCATGGGAATGGATCGCATGAGTTCTGGAATGGACCGACTTGGTACCAGCATGGATCGCATGGCCGGTCTGGACCGCATGGGGATGGATCGCATGGACCGCGTGTCCGACCTGGACAGGCTAGGGTCTGGCTTCGACCGCATGGGCTCAGGCTTGGACAGGCTGGGCTCCGGCCTAGACCGTATGAGTTCCAGCATGGACCGCCTGGGTCCTGCCGGCTTTGACCGCCTGGGCCCGTCCAGTCTGGACCGCATGAGCGCAGGCATGGATTTCACCTCGCCCATTGGCATGGACAGAATGAATACAAGTCTCGACAGAATGGGCACTGCTGGGCTTGATCGCTTCCCTGCCCCGGGGATGGACCGCATGGCTTCCAACCTGGACCGCATGGGAGCtggtggtgtgggaggacagTTTGACAGAGGTGGTGACCTGGATCGTGGTAACTTTGGTGGCTTCAGCTCAGCAGGACAAGGTGGGCCAGGCGCTGGAGCCAACGCCAGAAAAGGATGTCAGATCTTTGTCCGGAAC CTGCCCTTTGATTTCACCTGGAAGATGCTGAAGGATGCCTTCAATTCTTGTG GTATCGTGCAGTATGCCGACATAAAAATGGAGAACGGCAAGTCGAAGGGCTGCGGTGTGGTTCGCTTCGACACTCCTGAAACGGCAGAGAGAGCCTGTCGCACCATGAACGGCTATCGGCTGAACGGCAGGGAGATTGACGTGAGGATCGACAGGAATGCGTAA